GAGCTCTACGTCGTTTGGTTTCCCAACCATCTCCCATATTTAATCCAGCTTCAGGGCTGAGTAAATTATTCGGATGCCCAAAATGCGCATCACTAAAGGCCACGATTCGTCCTCCATTTTTCAGCCCGATCAAATCAATTTGTTGTGTCACATCTACATGCTCCATCACCACGCTGCCGTACACTTTTAAACGTGCAATTCCACCATCAGGAAAAATATTGAGCCGAATATGAGTGATTTTATGTGGCACACAATCAAAAAAATGGTGCTGATCAGGCAATAAATTTGAGTTTTCTAATAAGACAATCCATTTTGCACCTTCGAGCGCACCATCAGGTGCATAACAGCCTTCAATCGATGCCGAAGCTGGATAGTTGCCTGTAAAAAATGAAGTATCGATATCAAAACCTGACACCATCCCCGTCACACCTAAACGGACGATACACCAGTCATAACCTGCTTCTCGTTTGCGTCGTGTTTCCCAACCATCCATCCATTTACCATGCGCATCGTATTTCCCCTCAATAAATTGCGGCAATGCACTGTGTAATATTCTTTCTGCTTGCGCAAAAAACTCATCAGAACAACTGACAATGGTTGCACCAATACGCTCATCGGCAAGATTGGTAAGTTTCTGTAAATGCGTAGGTAAAGTAATCGCTTTTGCAATATGCACAGTCATAGGTCAGTCCTAAACGTTATTTTCATTGTGTTATGCAAAATCTAGTCCAACTGGTCTGACCTGTTATAAAAATTTATTTTTTATCGTGCCCATCAATACTGATTTAAATTTTGTGTAGAATAATCATGCTATTTAAATTTTAGGCTAAATGTATGATAAATCCACACGCCGTGCTCAATGGAAAAACATCTCAGGTCACTGAGCAAGCTGTGGAGCTTATTCACCAACGTATACAACAAGGCATTTACCCTATAGGCGCTGCATTGCCTGCTCAACGTGAACTTGCAACTCAGTTTGGCATCAGTCGTGCCTCATTACGAGAAGCTTTAACGCGTTTAGCCGCTTTAGGTTTATTAGAAATCAAAGCAGGTAAAGGGGTCTATGTGATTGCTCAGCATAGTCAAATGGCTGAACAATGGGATCTTGAATATCCTGTTTCACTCAAAGATTTTTATCAATTACGCTATATTCTCGAAAGTTTTTGTGCGTTACTTGCTTGTGAATATTTAAGTGAGCAAGACAAAGCGACACTTCAGCAATATGAGCAACGACTTGAAGCGTCTATTCATGAGAAAAATTGGCAGGCAGCATCTGAATATGACTATGCTTTTCATCAATATATAATTGAGTTAAGTCATAACCAGACTATTATTCAAACCCTTAAATTACACATCGATCACATTAAAAAAAGTCAAATTTTACCGTTTACTCAAGCCAATTTAGCTTTTAAAACCATTCAAGAACATAAGTTGATTTTACAAGCCTTATGTCAACAAGATGGTTTAGCTGCTGAAAAAGCCATGCGAGCACATATTATTGGTGCAGCTCAAAGAGCAGGTGTATATTTTTCACGCTACGACAACACAATATAATCCGCAATTACTCAATTCACCTCATTCCCTAAAACATGCACTTTTTTGCTTCAAAATTTGAGCAGTAAGTCCATATTTCAAATTTTCTGCTTCGTCATAAGGCAATTTTACTGGTAAGACCAGTAAAACCAGTGATTAAAAATTGGCACGCTTCTCGCTTAATACTGTTTAGAAATTTTGATAATGATTGAAGGTCTAAATAATGAAAATTGCGATTATTGGTGCAGGAATGGGCGGTTTAACCGCAGGTATTGCCTTAAAAAAATTTGGGCATCAAGTCACTA
The DNA window shown above is from Acinetobacter piscicola and carries:
- a CDS encoding FadR/GntR family transcriptional regulator, with amino-acid sequence MNPHAVLNGKTSQVTEQAVELIHQRIQQGIYPIGAALPAQRELATQFGISRASLREALTRLAALGLLEIKAGKGVYVIAQHSQMAEQWDLEYPVSLKDFYQLRYILESFCALLACEYLSEQDKATLQQYEQRLEASIHEKNWQAASEYDYAFHQYIIELSHNQTIIQTLKLHIDHIKKSQILPFTQANLAFKTIQEHKLILQALCQQDGLAAEKAMRAHIIGAAQRAGVYFSRYDNTI
- the alc gene encoding allantoicase, producing MTVHIAKAITLPTHLQKLTNLADERIGATIVSCSDEFFAQAERILHSALPQFIEGKYDAHGKWMDGWETRRKREAGYDWCIVRLGVTGMVSGFDIDTSFFTGNYPASASIEGCYAPDGALEGAKWIVLLENSNLLPDQHHFFDCVPHKITHIRLNIFPDGGIARLKVYGSVVMEHVDVTQQIDLIGLKNGGRIVAFSDAHFGHPNNLLSPEAGLNMGDGWETKRRRAPGFDWCIIALGQAGQVEKIDIDTAHFKGNFPAFCSIQAAYVEDATDAQLVPQSMFWSFLLEQQPLSMDCVAEFSTEILQQKKVNYIRVNMIPDGGISRIRLWGRVQS